In Staphylococcus saccharolyticus, one genomic interval encodes:
- a CDS encoding YpiB family protein, whose amino-acid sequence MNESLIRMKQSFLEYILFHYRFKSRITVWVLNYLKANKEKLNLVHFVNDKISNHHTLEIAEMNANASAIQLTKANQTYINTNEIFNYIAKHTRRIDIQIHFAKDRQSEPRLDDLILSQLIHSPSYTSYIQDLYVISMNKKKQTSMIENIQDNIDLSLQMNEPDQFYQLTQILNILKLRDIHSSYEEER is encoded by the coding sequence ATGAATGAATCACTCATCCGTATGAAACAAAGTTTTCTTGAATATATATTGTTTCACTATCGTTTTAAATCAAGAATAACCGTATGGGTATTGAACTATTTGAAAGCGAATAAAGAAAAGCTCAATCTCGTTCATTTTGTTAACGACAAAATTTCAAATCATCATACTTTAGAGATTGCAGAAATGAACGCAAACGCTTCTGCAATCCAGCTAACTAAAGCAAATCAGACATACATTAATACAAATGAAATCTTCAATTATATTGCTAAGCATACAAGACGTATAGATATTCAAATTCACTTTGCAAAAGATCGTCAAAGTGAACCACGTCTTGATGATTTAATATTGTCTCAACTCATACACTCACCGAGCTACACTTCTTATATCCAAGATTTATATGTAATTTCTATGAATAAAAAAAAGCAAACCTCTATGATTGAAAACATACAGGATAACATAGACTTAAGTTTACAAATGAATGAACCTGATCAATTTTACCAACTTACACAAATATTAAATATATTAAAATTGAGAGATATTCATTCATCTTATGAGGAAGAAAGATGA
- a CDS encoding zinc metallopeptidase, which translates to MSLISMIIYFVILMVIPMWAQHKVKSNYEKYAQVRSTSGKTGREVAEEILHANGIYDVDVVKGDGFLTDHYDPNKKVVCLSPANYDRPSVAGTTIAAHEVGHAIQHQQGYAPLRFRTALVPLANIGSSLSYIVIMIGIILTAVGSVFGSTVLWVGAGLMSLAVLFSIVTLPVEFNASSRAMKQITALNIVNEKEYKHAKKVLSAAAMTYVASTAVALAELTRIILIARSSD; encoded by the coding sequence TTGTCTTTAATATCTATGATTATTTATTTCGTAATATTAATGGTCATTCCAATGTGGGCTCAACATAAAGTTAAATCTAATTATGAAAAATATGCTCAAGTGAGATCCACAAGTGGTAAAACAGGACGTGAGGTTGCCGAAGAAATTTTACATGCGAACGGTATTTATGATGTCGACGTCGTTAAAGGCGACGGTTTCTTAACGGACCACTATGACCCTAATAAAAAAGTTGTTTGTTTATCTCCTGCAAACTACGATAGACCTTCAGTTGCTGGTACAACGATTGCTGCGCATGAAGTTGGACATGCAATTCAACATCAGCAAGGTTATGCACCATTAAGATTTAGAACAGCTTTAGTACCCCTAGCCAACATCGGTAGTTCTTTAAGCTACATTGTTATTATGATTGGTATCATCTTAACAGCCGTCGGTAGTGTTTTCGGTTCTACTGTTCTTTGGGTAGGTGCTGGTTTAATGTCACTTGCAGTATTATTCTCAATTGTGACATTACCTGTTGAGTTTAACGCTAGTTCGAGAGCAATGAAGCAAATCACTGCATTAAATATCGTAAATGAGAAAGAATACAAACATGCTAAGAAAGTATTGTCTGCAGCTGCAATGACATACGTCGCATCAACTGCTGTAGCATTAGCTGAACTTACACGTATTATTTTAATTGCAAGATCAAGCGATTAA
- a CDS encoding nucleotide pyrophosphohydrolase, translated as MKSMAQMQQEVDDYIGQFKAGYFSPLANLARMTEEVGELAREINHYYGEKKKKDTEADNTIKAELGDNLFVLLCIANSLDIDMTESFNETMEKFNTRDKNRFEKK; from the coding sequence ATGAAATCTATGGCGCAAATGCAACAAGAAGTTGATGACTATATTGGTCAGTTTAAAGCAGGTTATTTTTCACCACTAGCTAATCTCGCAAGAATGACAGAAGAAGTAGGAGAGTTAGCACGAGAAATTAATCACTATTATGGAGAGAAGAAAAAGAAAGATACAGAAGCTGATAATACTATTAAAGCTGAATTAGGAGATAATTTATTCGTTTTATTATGTATTGCAAATTCTTTAGATATAGATATGACAGAAAGTTTCAATGAAACGATGGAGAAATTTAACACTCGTGATAAAAATCGTTTCGAGAAAAAATAA
- the bshA gene encoding N-acetyl-alpha-D-glucosaminyl L-malate synthase BshA, with protein MKIGITCYPSMGGSGIIATKLGIKMAERGHEVHFITSNIPFRIRNPLPNITFHQVEVNQYAVFQYPPYDITLSTKISDVIQEYDLDILHMHYAVPHAVCGILAKQMSGRDVKIMTTLHGTDITVLGYDHLLQNAIKFGIEKSDIVTSVSHSLAQQTYEIIDTQKEIIPIYNFVRENEFPTRYNEELKACYGIEPEEKVLIHVSNFRKVKRIDTVIETFALVREKIPSKLILLGDGPELFDMRHKARDLGVEEQVLFLGKQNDVSAFYQLSDLVLLLSEKESFGLTLLEAMKTGIIPIGTNAGGIKEVIKHDETGFIVEIGDSEQAAHYAVQLLKDQRLYHRMQSRMLEDIKERFGSDLITDQYEFYYKKMLEQGENHHEL; from the coding sequence ATGAAAATTGGTATTACTTGTTACCCGTCCATGGGTGGCTCTGGGATTATTGCAACAAAGCTTGGCATTAAAATGGCTGAACGCGGACATGAAGTACATTTTATTACCTCAAATATTCCTTTCAGAATTCGCAACCCATTACCAAACATTACTTTCCACCAAGTTGAAGTCAATCAATATGCCGTATTCCAGTATCCACCTTATGATATTACTTTAAGCACTAAAATATCAGATGTCATTCAAGAATATGACTTAGATATATTACATATGCATTACGCTGTACCTCATGCAGTTTGTGGAATATTAGCTAAACAAATGTCAGGAAGAGACGTTAAAATCATGACAACACTGCATGGAACTGATATCACTGTACTTGGCTATGATCATTTACTTCAAAATGCCATTAAGTTTGGAATTGAAAAAAGCGATATTGTTACAAGCGTCAGTCATTCTCTTGCACAACAAACTTACGAAATTATCGATACACAAAAAGAAATTATACCTATTTATAATTTTGTTCGTGAAAATGAATTTCCGACACGATATAACGAAGAATTAAAAGCTTGCTATGGCATAGAACCAGAAGAGAAAGTGCTGATTCATGTCTCTAATTTTAGAAAAGTTAAACGTATAGACACAGTGATTGAAACATTTGCTCTTGTACGAGAAAAGATACCTAGTAAGCTTATACTTTTAGGTGACGGTCCGGAATTATTCGATATGCGACATAAAGCACGTGACTTAGGTGTAGAAGAACAGGTCCTTTTCCTAGGTAAACAAAATGATGTAAGTGCATTTTATCAATTATCAGACCTCGTACTTCTTTTAAGTGAAAAAGAAAGTTTCGGATTAACTTTGTTAGAAGCCATGAAAACAGGAATTATTCCGATTGGTACAAATGCTGGAGGTATCAAAGAAGTCATTAAACATGATGAAACAGGATTTATTGTAGAAATTGGGGATAGTGAGCAAGCAGCACATTACGCCGTTCAATTGTTAAAAGATCAAAGATTATATCATCGTATGCAATCACGTATGCTAGAGGATATAAAAGAACGGTTTGGTTCTGATTTAATTACTGATCAATATGAATTTTATTATAAAAAGATGTTAGAACAAGGTGAAAATCATCATGAGTTATAA
- a CDS encoding CCA tRNA nucleotidyltransferase, producing the protein MSYNLFERAKPILNEIQQYGFEAYFVGGSVRDYLMNRAIHDIDITTSATPDEIESIFDKTIPVGKQHGTINVVFNHENYEITTFRAEDDYIDHRRPSEVYFVRDLYQDIQRRDFTINAIAMDINYKTYDYFDGEKDIRNKCIRTVGNAQARFEEDALRIIRGLRFQSQLDFQIHNETFKAMKSQISDIQYLSIERIVVELKKLMFGCNVAESFNNMKELGAFHFIPFFSAFEMSQIQIIEPIDFELWIAILLVQQRIDSSLNSLKISNQEKSMIQTYMKLIELLPRIHSKSTLITLVYDFNIMDIEKVLATSKTLELNGIEIAHPLIINEHSIKEVAKHLPIQQRKELAVNGGDILKHMNTQSGPWLKDVLRQIEIAIITKKIKNTQDEILKWVDANVKI; encoded by the coding sequence ATGAGTTATAACTTATTTGAACGCGCAAAACCTATCTTAAATGAAATTCAACAATATGGGTTCGAAGCTTACTTTGTAGGTGGATCTGTAAGAGACTATCTGATGAATAGGGCAATTCACGATATTGATATTACCACAAGTGCAACTCCTGATGAGATAGAATCTATATTTGATAAAACGATTCCGGTAGGCAAACAACACGGTACCATTAATGTGGTGTTTAACCATGAAAACTATGAAATTACAACGTTTAGAGCAGAAGATGATTATATCGACCATCGCAGACCTAGCGAAGTTTATTTTGTGCGAGATTTATATCAAGATATTCAACGTAGAGACTTTACCATAAACGCCATTGCAATGGATATTAATTATAAAACCTACGATTATTTTGATGGAGAAAAAGACATTAGAAATAAGTGCATTCGAACCGTCGGAAATGCACAAGCAAGATTTGAAGAGGATGCACTCCGAATCATAAGAGGCCTTCGTTTTCAATCTCAGCTCGATTTTCAAATTCATAATGAAACATTTAAAGCGATGAAATCACAAATTTCAGATATACAATATTTATCGATTGAACGAATTGTAGTAGAACTAAAAAAACTAATGTTCGGCTGTAACGTAGCTGAAAGCTTTAATAATATGAAAGAATTAGGAGCGTTTCACTTTATACCATTCTTTAGTGCTTTTGAAATGAGTCAAATTCAAATCATTGAACCTATCGATTTTGAATTATGGATTGCAATATTACTTGTTCAACAACGCATAGATAGTTCATTGAACTCCTTAAAAATAAGTAATCAAGAAAAGTCGATGATACAGACTTATATGAAACTCATCGAATTATTACCAAGAATTCATTCAAAATCAACGTTAATAACACTCGTATACGACTTTAATATCATGGATATTGAAAAAGTCCTTGCAACAAGTAAGACGTTAGAGTTAAATGGTATAGAAATCGCTCATCCACTTATCATAAACGAACACAGTATTAAAGAAGTAGCCAAGCACTTACCTATACAACAAAGAAAGGAATTGGCGGTAAATGGGGGAGACATTTTAAAACATATGAACACTCAATCAGGACCTTGGTTAAAAGATGTGTTAAGACAAATCGAAATCGCTATCATAACTAAAAAAATCAAAAATACACAAGATGAAATCTTAAAGTGGGTGGACGCAAATGTCAAAATATAG
- a CDS encoding biotin--[acetyl-CoA-carboxylase] ligase, with the protein MSKYSQDVVRMLYENQPNYISGQYIADQLNISRAGVKKVIDQLKHDGCDIKSMNHKGHQLNSLPDQWYSGIVQPIINQLELFDQLEVYRTVDSTQLKAKKALVDNKDSFLILSDEQTEGRGRFNRYWSSSKGKGLWMSLVLRPNVPFSLIPKFNLFIALGIRDAIQHFSKDRVSIKWPNDIYIGHKKICGFLTEMVANYDAIEAIICGIGINMNHTESDFSDEIRHRATSVRLYADSKMNRYDFLKVLLSEIHKRYKQFLNKPFETIREEYIEATNMWHRQLVFTENDHQFIGEAVDIDQDGFLLVKDDKGNLHQLMSADIDL; encoded by the coding sequence ATGTCAAAATATAGCCAAGATGTCGTTAGAATGCTATATGAAAATCAACCAAATTATATTTCAGGACAATATATTGCTGATCAATTAAATATTTCGAGAGCTGGAGTCAAAAAAGTCATCGATCAATTAAAGCATGATGGGTGCGATATCAAGTCTATGAATCACAAAGGACATCAACTTAACTCATTACCTGATCAATGGTACAGCGGTATCGTACAACCTATCATTAATCAACTAGAGTTATTCGATCAACTCGAAGTCTATAGAACTGTAGATTCAACTCAATTAAAAGCTAAAAAAGCACTAGTAGATAATAAAGATTCATTTTTAATTTTAAGTGATGAACAAACTGAAGGAAGAGGAAGATTTAATCGTTATTGGAGTTCTTCTAAAGGAAAGGGATTATGGATGTCACTTGTATTAAGACCTAATGTTCCATTCTCACTTATTCCTAAATTCAACTTATTTATTGCTCTAGGAATTAGAGACGCAATTCAACATTTTTCTAAAGATAGAGTTTCAATTAAATGGCCTAATGATATATATATTGGACATAAGAAAATTTGTGGTTTTCTGACTGAAATGGTCGCTAATTATGATGCTATAGAAGCTATCATTTGTGGTATAGGCATAAACATGAATCATACTGAAAGTGATTTTAGTGATGAAATTAGACATAGAGCTACGAGTGTAAGACTTTATGCAGACAGTAAGATGAATAGATATGACTTTTTAAAAGTATTATTGAGTGAAATTCATAAACGCTATAAACAATTTTTAAATAAGCCTTTTGAGACGATTCGAGAAGAATATATTGAAGCCACAAATATGTGGCACCGACAGTTAGTATTTACAGAAAATGACCATCAATTTATTGGGGAAGCAGTAGACATCGATCAAGATGGTTTCTTACTTGTTAAAGATGATAAAGGTAACTTACATCAATTAATGAGTGCAGATATTGACTTATAA
- a CDS encoding helicase C-terminal domain-containing protein codes for MGIATFAVVDLETTGNQLDYDEIIQIGITFVRNNQIIDTYHSMIRTDLEIPPFIQALTSIEEDMLTQAPYFNEVAEDIYNLIKDCIFVAHNISFDLNFIKKAFSKCNLRFKPKKIMDTLELFKIAFPTDKSYQLSELAQSHHIPLTNAHRADEDATTTAKLMIKAFEKIEQLPLDTQKQLYYLSKNLKYDLYNILFEMVRNYKPQSLSEQFSQFEQIIYRKQIDFTGPTTHFNDSLKDLYTKVTKALQLTYRPQQLYLSEIILDQLMHSDKAMIEAPLGSGKSLAYLLAAIMYSFETENHVMISTNTKLLQSQLLEKDIPALNEVLGFKINATLIKSKNDYISLGLVSQILKDETSNYEVSILKMQLLIWITETLTGDIQELNLKGGQKMYFDQKSETYVPVRHDIHYYNYIKRNAQNIQIGITNHAHLIHSGSENSIYQLFDDCIIDEAHRLPDYALNQITNELNYSDIKYQLGLIGRNENEKLLKAVDKLEQQRILEKLDIAPIDVFGLKSNINDLHDLNEHLFSTIYEIIQSSEVYDDDIHKYHYVYQFETVEILKNLHEITDKLNKTIEIFNGMGHKTIKSIRKQLLYLNDKFKQIEQSLKDNHTSYISIKNLSQKSTIRLLVKDYAVKEILTSQVLDKFKSLTFISGTLTFNHSFDAFKNWFKEDATFNTFEVTTPQSVSKNTNVFIPTDIETYNYKNIDDYVASIVDYLFEYVTVTESKCLVLFTSYKMMHMVQDLLNELPSFEDYVILTQQQNQNYKIVQQFNNFDKSILLGTSTFFEGFDFQANGIKCVMIAKLPFMNKHNTKYWLMDTEFDSTFKEYVLPDAVTRFRQGLGRLIRHENDKGLIVSFDDRLVNSNFKNFFAQTLEHYQQKKGNIQQFNKLLGQIQKSKNNDT; via the coding sequence ATGGGAATAGCAACATTTGCAGTTGTAGATTTAGAAACGACCGGTAACCAATTAGATTACGATGAAATTATACAAATTGGTATAACATTTGTACGTAACAATCAAATTATAGACACGTACCATTCCATGATTCGAACTGATTTGGAAATTCCACCGTTTATTCAAGCCTTAACATCAATTGAAGAAGATATGCTTACTCAAGCACCGTATTTCAATGAGGTTGCCGAGGATATTTACAACTTAATTAAAGACTGCATTTTTGTAGCTCATAACATCTCCTTTGATCTTAATTTTATTAAAAAGGCATTCTCAAAATGCAATCTTCGTTTCAAACCAAAAAAAATCATGGACACCTTGGAGCTATTCAAAATTGCATTTCCAACGGATAAAAGTTATCAATTAAGTGAACTCGCACAATCTCATCACATACCATTAACAAATGCGCATCGTGCGGATGAAGATGCTACAACCACAGCAAAGCTAATGATTAAAGCTTTTGAAAAGATTGAACAACTACCATTAGACACTCAGAAGCAACTCTATTATTTAAGTAAAAATCTTAAATATGACTTATATAATATCCTGTTTGAAATGGTTAGAAATTATAAACCTCAATCTTTAAGTGAACAGTTTAGTCAATTTGAACAAATCATCTATCGTAAACAAATCGACTTTACAGGTCCGACGACTCATTTTAATGATTCATTGAAAGATTTATATACTAAGGTAACTAAAGCACTTCAACTGACATACCGACCACAACAGCTCTATTTATCAGAAATTATACTGGATCAATTAATGCATAGCGATAAAGCAATGATTGAAGCACCTCTAGGTAGTGGCAAATCATTGGCATATCTTCTTGCAGCCATTATGTATAGCTTCGAAACTGAGAATCATGTCATGATTTCAACTAATACGAAATTGCTACAAAGTCAATTATTGGAAAAAGATATACCAGCTCTCAATGAAGTATTAGGTTTTAAAATCAATGCGACACTAATAAAAAGTAAAAATGACTATATTTCTCTAGGTTTAGTTAGTCAGATTCTTAAAGATGAAACGAGTAATTATGAAGTAAGTATCTTAAAAATGCAATTATTGATTTGGATTACTGAAACTTTAACTGGTGATATTCAAGAATTAAACCTAAAAGGCGGACAAAAGATGTACTTTGATCAAAAGAGTGAAACATACGTCCCGGTACGCCATGACATTCATTACTATAATTACATCAAACGCAATGCACAAAATATCCAAATTGGTATTACGAATCATGCACATCTGATTCATTCTGGCTCTGAAAATTCCATCTATCAACTCTTCGATGATTGTATTATAGATGAAGCACATCGCTTACCTGATTATGCTTTAAATCAAATCACTAACGAACTTAACTACTCAGATATAAAGTATCAATTAGGTCTTATTGGTAGAAATGAAAATGAGAAGTTACTTAAAGCTGTCGATAAATTAGAACAACAACGTATTTTAGAAAAGTTAGATATTGCACCGATTGACGTGTTCGGCTTAAAATCGAATATTAACGATCTGCATGATTTAAATGAACATTTATTTTCTACAATTTATGAAATCATTCAATCTTCAGAAGTTTATGATGATGATATACATAAGTATCATTACGTATACCAATTTGAAACCGTAGAGATTTTAAAAAATCTCCATGAAATTACTGATAAACTCAATAAAACCATCGAGATCTTTAATGGTATGGGGCATAAGACAATTAAATCAATCCGGAAGCAACTTTTATATTTAAACGATAAATTCAAACAAATTGAACAGAGTTTAAAAGATAATCATACAAGCTATATTTCAATTAAAAACTTATCTCAAAAGTCTACGATTCGCTTATTAGTTAAGGATTATGCTGTAAAAGAAATCTTAACTTCACAAGTACTAGACAAATTTAAATCATTGACCTTTATTTCAGGTACTTTAACATTTAATCATTCTTTTGATGCATTTAAGAACTGGTTTAAAGAGGACGCAACATTTAATACATTTGAGGTAACAACACCTCAATCCGTGTCTAAAAATACTAACGTCTTTATACCAACAGATATCGAAACATATAATTACAAAAATATCGATGATTACGTTGCATCAATCGTCGACTATTTATTTGAATATGTCACAGTGACCGAATCAAAATGTTTGGTATTATTCACAAGTTATAAAATGATGCACATGGTTCAAGATTTACTCAATGAATTGCCTTCTTTTGAAGATTATGTGATACTGACGCAACAACAAAATCAAAACTATAAAATCGTTCAACAATTTAACAACTTTGATAAATCGATATTACTTGGTACTTCAACATTTTTTGAAGGCTTTGATTTTCAAGCTAATGGAATTAAATGTGTAATGATTGCTAAATTGCCATTTATGAATAAACACAATACAAAATACTGGCTTATGGATACAGAATTTGATTCTACTTTTAAAGAGTATGTATTACCCGATGCTGTAACTAGATTTAGACAAGGGTTAGGTCGTCTCATACGTCATGAAAATGATAAAGGACTTATTGTATCTTTTGACGATCGTCTCGTGAATAGTAATTTTAAAAACTTCTTTGCACAAACGTTAGAGCATTATCAGCAGAAAAAAGGGAACATTCAACAATTCAATAAATTGCTTGGACAGATTCAAAAAAGCAAGAATAATGATACCTAA
- the asnS gene encoding asparagine--tRNA ligase, with the protein MKTTIKQAKQHLNQEVTIGAWLTNKRSSGKIAFLQLRDGSGFMQGVVVKSEVDEEMFQLAKDITQESSLYVKGTITEDHRSDLGYEMQVKSIKVIHEAHDYPITPKNHGTEFLMDHRHLWLRSKKQHAVMKIRNEIIRATYEFFNSNGFTKIDPPILTASAPEGTSELFHTKYFDEDAFLSQSGQLYMEAAAMAHGRVFSFGPTFRAEKSKTRRHLIEFWMIEPEMAFTNHAESLEVQEQYVSHIVQSVLQNCQLELKALNRDTSKLEKVAAPFPRISYDDAIEFLKGEGFDDIEWGEDFGAPHETAIANHYDLPVFITHYPTKIKPFYMQPNPENEDTVLCADLIAPEGYGEIIGGSERINDLELLEQRIDEHELDEESYSYYLDLRRYGSVPHSGFGLGLERTVAWISGVEHVRETSPFPRLLNRLYP; encoded by the coding sequence ATGAAAACGACGATTAAACAAGCAAAACAACATCTTAACCAAGAAGTGACAATAGGTGCTTGGTTAACTAATAAACGTTCAAGCGGTAAAATTGCATTTTTACAATTACGTGATGGCAGTGGTTTCATGCAAGGTGTTGTAGTGAAATCAGAAGTGGATGAAGAAATGTTCCAATTAGCTAAAGATATTACACAAGAATCTTCTCTTTATGTGAAAGGTACAATTACTGAAGATCATCGCTCAGATTTAGGTTACGAAATGCAAGTTAAATCTATAAAAGTGATTCATGAAGCACATGATTATCCAATTACACCTAAAAATCATGGTACAGAATTCTTAATGGATCACCGTCACTTATGGTTACGTTCTAAAAAACAACATGCAGTCATGAAAATTAGAAATGAAATTATTCGTGCCACTTACGAATTCTTCAACAGTAATGGATTCACTAAAATTGACCCACCAATTTTAACTGCTAGTGCACCGGAAGGTACAAGTGAATTATTCCATACAAAATATTTTGATGAAGACGCATTTTTATCTCAAAGTGGCCAATTATATATGGAAGCTGCAGCAATGGCTCATGGACGTGTATTCTCATTTGGTCCGACTTTCCGTGCCGAAAAATCCAAAACACGTCGTCATCTAATTGAATTTTGGATGATAGAACCAGAAATGGCGTTTACGAATCATGCTGAAAGTTTAGAAGTACAAGAACAATATGTGTCACATATTGTTCAATCAGTATTACAAAATTGTCAACTAGAACTTAAGGCTTTAAATAGGGATACATCTAAATTAGAAAAAGTAGCAGCACCTTTCCCAAGAATTTCATATGATGATGCTATTGAATTCTTGAAAGGAGAAGGATTTGACGATATTGAGTGGGGCGAAGATTTCGGAGCACCACATGAAACAGCAATCGCTAACCACTACGATTTACCAGTATTTATTACACATTATCCAACTAAAATAAAGCCATTCTACATGCAACCTAATCCAGAGAATGAGGATACAGTCTTATGTGCGGATTTAATTGCTCCAGAAGGTTATGGTGAAATTATAGGTGGTTCTGAACGTATTAATGATTTAGAATTACTTGAACAACGAATTGATGAACATGAATTGGATGAAGAAAGTTATAGCTACTACTTAGATTTACGTCGCTATGGTAGCGTACCTCATAGTGGTTTTGGTCTAGGTTTAGAGCGTACTGTAGCATGGATTTCAGGTGTTGAACACGTACGTGAAACATCACCATTCCCACGTTTGTTAAATCGCTTATATCCATAA
- a CDS encoding DnaD domain-containing protein, translating to MDLFQLKTRPVVIRRELLDHYAELGMGEQDLVILIKLIYASETSNKQPSIEFLQQGSSMEPRQITSVIQNLIQRELLELNVSKDEEGKFTEYMNLDPFYEKLNQLLKKQNLDHQELDSKAQFKELFQMIEKSFGRPLSPYEIETLNQWIDVDQHDLSVIQAALDEALSQNKLSFKYIDRILLNWKKNNVKTVDDSKKIREQFNKPKMKHVVKKVPKFDWLNGEEPNDK from the coding sequence TTGGATTTGTTTCAACTCAAAACGCGTCCTGTTGTAATACGAAGAGAACTATTAGATCATTATGCTGAATTAGGTATGGGGGAACAAGATTTAGTTATCTTAATTAAACTTATTTATGCTTCTGAAACCTCTAATAAACAGCCCTCAATTGAGTTTCTTCAACAAGGCTCATCAATGGAACCTCGACAGATTACTTCAGTAATTCAAAACTTAATTCAACGAGAATTATTAGAATTAAATGTGAGTAAGGATGAAGAGGGCAAGTTTACTGAATATATGAATTTAGATCCATTTTATGAAAAGTTAAATCAACTTTTGAAGAAACAAAATCTTGATCATCAAGAGCTAGATAGTAAGGCACAGTTTAAGGAACTTTTTCAAATGATTGAAAAATCATTTGGCAGACCTCTTTCACCATATGAAATTGAAACACTTAATCAATGGATAGATGTTGACCAACATGATTTATCGGTGATACAAGCAGCTTTAGATGAAGCATTAAGTCAAAATAAATTGAGTTTTAAATATATTGACAGGATTCTATTAAATTGGAAGAAAAATAACGTAAAAACTGTTGATGATTCTAAGAAAATTCGAGAGCAATTTAATAAACCAAAAATGAAACATGTCGTTAAGAAAGTCCCTAAATTTGATTGGTTGAATGGAGAGGAACCTAATGATAAGTAA
- the nth gene encoding endonuclease III has product MISKKRALAMIDIIANMFPDAECELKHNNAFELTIAVLLSAQCTDNLVNRVTQSLFKKYKTPEDYLGVSDEELQNDIRSIGLYRNKAKNIKKLCRSLIDQFDGQIPQTHQELESLAGVGHKTANVVMSVAFGEPSLAVDTHVERVSKRLGINRWKDNVRQVEDRLCAIIPRERWTKSHHQLIFFGRYHCLAKKPKCEMCPLLEDCREGQKRYKTSLKEE; this is encoded by the coding sequence ATGATAAGTAAGAAAAGAGCACTAGCTATGATTGATATTATTGCTAATATGTTTCCAGACGCTGAGTGCGAACTTAAACATAATAATGCATTTGAACTTACAATTGCTGTTTTATTATCAGCTCAGTGTACAGATAATCTTGTCAATCGTGTGACACAATCATTGTTTAAAAAATATAAAACACCTGAAGACTATTTAGGTGTAAGTGATGAAGAACTGCAAAATGACATACGTTCTATTGGTTTATATCGCAACAAAGCAAAGAATATTAAAAAACTATGTCGTTCTTTAATAGATCAATTTGATGGTCAAATTCCTCAAACACATCAAGAATTAGAAAGTCTGGCTGGGGTAGGTCATAAAACTGCAAACGTTGTTATGAGTGTTGCATTTGGCGAACCTTCTTTGGCTGTAGATACACATGTGGAGAGAGTGTCTAAACGGTTAGGAATTAATCGTTGGAAAGATAACGTGCGCCAAGTAGAAGATCGTTTATGTGCTATTATCCCACGAGAAAGATGGACTAAAAGTCATCATCAATTAATATTCTTTGGTCGTTATCATTGTCTAGCAAAGAAACCTAAATGTGAAATGTGTCCTTTGTTAGAAGATTGTAGAGAAGGTCAAAAACGCTATAAAACGAGTTTGAAGGAAGAGTGA
- a CDS encoding YpoC family protein, translating to MIKKQDFDALECQLDNLASKKQLKSQEGKMRLDAYFDMIINYFKQINEIESIHFNQLEFYPVVPMNFEERYHYMIARKYHFMGYQQMKTLKSELIKMNASYQIRKKRQQK from the coding sequence TTGATTAAAAAGCAAGATTTTGATGCATTAGAATGTCAATTAGATAATTTAGCGAGTAAAAAGCAATTAAAATCTCAAGAAGGCAAAATGCGCTTAGACGCTTATTTTGATATGATTATCAATTATTTTAAGCAAATTAATGAGATTGAAAGCATTCATTTTAATCAATTAGAGTTTTACCCAGTGGTGCCCATGAATTTTGAAGAACGATACCATTATATGATTGCACGTAAATATCATTTTATGGGTTATCAGCAAATGAAAACTCTTAAATCTGAATTAATAAAGATGAACGCCTCTTATCAAATTAGAAAAAAACGTCAACAAAAATAG